A single Ctenopharyngodon idella isolate HZGC_01 chromosome 22, HZGC01, whole genome shotgun sequence DNA region contains:
- the naa10 gene encoding N-alpha-acetyltransferase 10 isoform X2, with protein MNIRNARPEDLMNMQHCNLLCLPENYQMKYYFYHGLSWPQLSYIAEDENGKIVGYVLAKMEEDPDDVPHGHITSLAVKRSHRRLGLAQKLMDQASRAMIENFNAKYVSLHVRKSNRAALHLYSNTLKFQISEVEPKYYADGEDAYAMKRNLTQMADELQKPGVRLWGSEAPASQDTSVTGLVEKLTVQDGEKEGDGDSGGESKEMSEVSEATESTDVKDSSSDS; from the exons ATGAATATACGCAACGCACGG CCAGAGGATTTGATGAACATGCAGCACTGCAACCTGCTGTGTCTTCCAGAGAACTATCAGATGAAGTATTACTTCTACCACGGCCTGTCCTGGCCACAG CTGTCATACATAGCAGAGGATGAGAACGGAAAGATAGTGGGATATGTTTTAGCAAAAAT GGAGGAGGATCCTGACGATGTGCCTCATGGACACATTACATCACTG GCCGTTAAACGCTCTCACAGGCGTCTTGGACTGGCTCAAAAACTAATGGATCAAGCCAGCAGAGCCATGATTGAGAACTTCAATGCCAAATATGTCTCCCTCCATGTCAGGAAGAG TAACCGGGCCGCTCTTCACTTGTACTCAAACACACTTAAGTTTCA GATTAGTGAAGTAGAGCCCAAATATTATGCTGATGGAGAAGATGCTTATGCCATGAAGAGGAATCTCACACAGATGGCAGATGAG TTGCAGAAACCAGGTGTTCGTCTGTGGGGCTCAGAGGCTCCGGCATCTCAGGACACATCTGTGACTGGCCTGGTGGAGAAGCTGACGGTGCAGGATGGAGAGAAGGAGGGAGATGGAGACAGCGGAGGAGAGAGTAAAGAAATGAGTGAGGTCAGCGAGGCCACGGAGAGCACAGACGTCAAAGACTCCTCGTCAGACTCTTAA
- the g6pd gene encoding glucose-6-phosphate 1-dehydrogenase isoform X1 gives MGSRASAADKMSTLPLSRSEVFGQLRKELHDDVEFHQSDVHIFIIMGASGDLAKKKIYPTLWWLFRDGLLPEQTYFVGFARSDLTVDAIRTACMPYMKVVDSEAERLAAFFSRNSYISGKYVDESSFTNLNTHLLSLPGGAGANRLFYLALPPSVYHDVTKNIRHQCMSTKGWNRIIVEKPFGRDLQSSEELSSHLSSLFTEEQIYRIDHYLGKEMVQNLMVLRFGNRIFGPIWNRDSVACVVLTFKEPFGTQGRGGYFDDFGIIRDVMQNHLLQMLSLIAMEKPASTSSDDVRDEKVKVLKCIEPLTLSDVVLGQYVGDPDGEGEAKLGYLDDPTVPKGSTQATFATAVLYVKNERWDGVPFILRCGKALNERKAEVRLQFTDVPGDIFDSQCRRNELVVRVQPNEAIYAKMMSKKPGVYFSPEETELDLTYHSRYRDVKLPDAYERLILDVFCGSQMHFVRSDELREAWRIFTPLLHQIETEKTPPIKYKYGSRGPAEADELVQKVGFRYEGTYRWVNPHKL, from the exons CAGACAAGATGAGCACCCTTCCTCTCTCACGCTCGGAGGTGTTTGGGCAACTGAGGAAAGAACTACATGATGATGTGGAATTTCACCAGTCCGATGTACATATCTTCATCATCATGGGTGCTTCG GGAGATCTTGCCAAAAAGAAAATCTACCCAACTTTGTG GTGGTTGTTCAGAGACGGTCTTCTCCCTGAACAGACATATTTTGTGGGATTTGCTCGTTCTGATCTGACCGTAGATGCCATACGCACGGCCTGCATGCCCTACATGAAG GTGGTAGACTCTGAAGCAGAGCGCCTCGCTGCGTTCTTCAGTCGAAACTCTTATATCAGCGGGAAGTACGTGGATGAATCCTCTTTCACTAACCTGAACACTCACCTGCTGTCACTGCCTGGAGGAGCTGGGGCCAACCGCCTCTTCTACCTGGCCCTGCCGCCCAGCGTTTACCACGATGTCACCAAGAACATCAGACATCAATGCATGAGCACCAA AGGCTGGAACAGGATCATCGTGGAGAAACCTTTTGGCCGTGACCTGCAGAGCTCAGAGGAGTTATCCAGTcatctctcttctctcttcaCTGAGGAACAGATTTACCGGATAGACCATTACCTAGGCAAAGAGATGGTCCAGAACCTCATGGTCCTCAG GTTTGGAAACCGGATATTTGGACCCATCTGGAACCGAGACAGTGTGGCATGTGTGGTTCTGACCTTCAAAGAGCCATTTGGTACCCAGGGCCGGGGAGGATATTTTGACGATTTTGGTATCATTCG TGATGTGATGCAGAACCACCTGCTGCAGATGCTCTCTCTGATTGCCATGGAGAAGCCCGCATCCACCAGCTCTGATGATGTTAGAGATGAGAAG GTAAAGGTGCTGAAGTGCATTGAACCTCTCACTCTCTCAGATGTGGTCTTGGGTCAGTATGTGGGAGATCCAGATGGAGAAGGAGAGGCTAAATTGGGTTATCTAGATGACCCAACTGTCCCTAAAGGCTCCACTCAGGCTACATTTGCCACAGCAGTGCTTTATGTAAAGAATGAACGCTGGGATG gcgTTCCCTTCATCCTCAGGTGTGGAAAGGCTCTGAATGAGAGGAAGGCGGAGGTGAGGCTGCAGTTCACTGATGTTCCTGGAGACATCTTTGACTCTCAGTGCAGGCGGAACGAGTTGGTGGTCCGCGTGCAGCCCAACGAGGCCATCTACGCCAAAATGATGAGCAAGAAACCTGGAGTCTATTTCAGCCCTGAGGAGACAGAGCTGGATCTGACCTACCACAGCAGATACAGG GATGTTAAGCTGCCTGATGCTTATGAACGTTTGATTTTGGATGTCTTTTGTGGCAGTCAGATGCATTTTGTACGCAG tgaTGAGCTGAGGGAAGCCTGGAGAATCTTCACTCCTCTTCTTCATCAGATAGAGACAGAGAAGACACCACCCATCAAATACAAATACGGGAG ccGAGGTCCTGCAGAGGCTGATGAGCTGGTGCAGAAGGTGGGCTTCCGCTACGAGGGGACATACAGATGGGTGAACCCACACAAACTGTGA
- the g6pd gene encoding glucose-6-phosphate 1-dehydrogenase isoform X3, whose amino-acid sequence MSTLPLSRSEVFGQLRKELHDDVEFHQSDVHIFIIMGASGDLAKKKIYPTLWWLFRDGLLPEQTYFVGFARSDLTVDAIRTACMPYMKVVDSEAERLAAFFSRNSYISGKYVDESSFTNLNTHLLSLPGGAGANRLFYLALPPSVYHDVTKNIRHQCMSTKGWNRIIVEKPFGRDLQSSEELSSHLSSLFTEEQIYRIDHYLGKEMVQNLMVLRFGNRIFGPIWNRDSVACVVLTFKEPFGTQGRGGYFDDFGIIRDVMQNHLLQMLSLIAMEKPASTSSDDVRDEKVKVLKCIEPLTLSDVVLGQYVGDPDGEGEAKLGYLDDPTVPKGSTQATFATAVLYVKNERWDGVPFILRCGKALNERKAEVRLQFTDVPGDIFDSQCRRNELVVRVQPNEAIYAKMMSKKPGVYFSPEETELDLTYHSRYRDVKLPDAYERLILDVFCGSQMHFVRSDELREAWRIFTPLLHQIETEKTPPIKYKYGSRGPAEADELVQKVGFRYEGTYRWVNPHKL is encoded by the exons ATGAGCACCCTTCCTCTCTCACGCTCGGAGGTGTTTGGGCAACTGAGGAAAGAACTACATGATGATGTGGAATTTCACCAGTCCGATGTACATATCTTCATCATCATGGGTGCTTCG GGAGATCTTGCCAAAAAGAAAATCTACCCAACTTTGTG GTGGTTGTTCAGAGACGGTCTTCTCCCTGAACAGACATATTTTGTGGGATTTGCTCGTTCTGATCTGACCGTAGATGCCATACGCACGGCCTGCATGCCCTACATGAAG GTGGTAGACTCTGAAGCAGAGCGCCTCGCTGCGTTCTTCAGTCGAAACTCTTATATCAGCGGGAAGTACGTGGATGAATCCTCTTTCACTAACCTGAACACTCACCTGCTGTCACTGCCTGGAGGAGCTGGGGCCAACCGCCTCTTCTACCTGGCCCTGCCGCCCAGCGTTTACCACGATGTCACCAAGAACATCAGACATCAATGCATGAGCACCAA AGGCTGGAACAGGATCATCGTGGAGAAACCTTTTGGCCGTGACCTGCAGAGCTCAGAGGAGTTATCCAGTcatctctcttctctcttcaCTGAGGAACAGATTTACCGGATAGACCATTACCTAGGCAAAGAGATGGTCCAGAACCTCATGGTCCTCAG GTTTGGAAACCGGATATTTGGACCCATCTGGAACCGAGACAGTGTGGCATGTGTGGTTCTGACCTTCAAAGAGCCATTTGGTACCCAGGGCCGGGGAGGATATTTTGACGATTTTGGTATCATTCG TGATGTGATGCAGAACCACCTGCTGCAGATGCTCTCTCTGATTGCCATGGAGAAGCCCGCATCCACCAGCTCTGATGATGTTAGAGATGAGAAG GTAAAGGTGCTGAAGTGCATTGAACCTCTCACTCTCTCAGATGTGGTCTTGGGTCAGTATGTGGGAGATCCAGATGGAGAAGGAGAGGCTAAATTGGGTTATCTAGATGACCCAACTGTCCCTAAAGGCTCCACTCAGGCTACATTTGCCACAGCAGTGCTTTATGTAAAGAATGAACGCTGGGATG gcgTTCCCTTCATCCTCAGGTGTGGAAAGGCTCTGAATGAGAGGAAGGCGGAGGTGAGGCTGCAGTTCACTGATGTTCCTGGAGACATCTTTGACTCTCAGTGCAGGCGGAACGAGTTGGTGGTCCGCGTGCAGCCCAACGAGGCCATCTACGCCAAAATGATGAGCAAGAAACCTGGAGTCTATTTCAGCCCTGAGGAGACAGAGCTGGATCTGACCTACCACAGCAGATACAGG GATGTTAAGCTGCCTGATGCTTATGAACGTTTGATTTTGGATGTCTTTTGTGGCAGTCAGATGCATTTTGTACGCAG tgaTGAGCTGAGGGAAGCCTGGAGAATCTTCACTCCTCTTCTTCATCAGATAGAGACAGAGAAGACACCACCCATCAAATACAAATACGGGAG ccGAGGTCCTGCAGAGGCTGATGAGCTGGTGCAGAAGGTGGGCTTCCGCTACGAGGGGACATACAGATGGGTGAACCCACACAAACTGTGA
- the lmod3 gene encoding leiomodin-3 isoform X2, whose amino-acid sequence MSEHTDQDSCTEEIDEDEILAGLSAEELKQLQSEMDDIAPDERVPVGMRQRDASHETTVRDCSEPQSEEEIDEDEILAGLSAEELKLLQSEMEEIAPDERVPVGMRQRDQTDKPPTGSFDHRSLVEYLYWEKESNRMLEEERVPTTLLPSQVPLPKILESSETSLF is encoded by the exons ATGTCCGAGCACACTGATCAGGATTCATGCACAGAGGAGATCGATGAAGATGAGATTCTTGCCGGCCTCTCGGCAGAGGAGCTCAAACAGCTCCAGAGTGAGATGGACGACATTGCTCCTGACGAGAGAGTGCCGGTGGGAATGAGACAGAGAGACGCTTCTCATGAGACGACAGTCCGAG ATTGCAGTGAGCCCCAGTCAGAAGAGGAAATCGATGAGGATGAGATTCTGGCAGGCCTCTCGGCAGAGGAGCTCAAGCTGCTCCAGAGTGAGATGGAAGAGATCGCTCCTGATGAGAGAGTGCCGGTGGGAATGAGGCAGAGAGACCAAACTGACAAACCACCCACTGGATCATTTGATCACAGATCACTGGTGGAATATCTGTACTGGGAGAAAGAGTCCAATCGTATGCTGGAGGAGGAGAGAGTTCCCACAACTCTATTGCCCAGTCAG GTACCTCTTCCAAAAATCCTGGAGTCAAGCGAAACCAGTCTCTTCTGA
- the naa10 gene encoding N-alpha-acetyltransferase 10 isoform X1, translated as MNIRNARPEDLMNMQHCNLLCLPENYQMKYYFYHGLSWPQLSYIAEDENGKIVGYVLAKMDSSPKNESQPMICSPSSHPREEDPDDVPHGHITSLAVKRSHRRLGLAQKLMDQASRAMIENFNAKYVSLHVRKSNRAALHLYSNTLKFQISEVEPKYYADGEDAYAMKRNLTQMADELQKPGVRLWGSEAPASQDTSVTGLVEKLTVQDGEKEGDGDSGGESKEMSEVSEATESTDVKDSSSDS; from the exons ATGAATATACGCAACGCACGG CCAGAGGATTTGATGAACATGCAGCACTGCAACCTGCTGTGTCTTCCAGAGAACTATCAGATGAAGTATTACTTCTACCACGGCCTGTCCTGGCCACAG CTGTCATACATAGCAGAGGATGAGAACGGAAAGATAGTGGGATATGTTTTAGCAAAAAT ggatagttcacccaaaaatgaaagtcaaCCCAtgatttgctcaccctcaagccatcctag GGAGGAGGATCCTGACGATGTGCCTCATGGACACATTACATCACTG GCCGTTAAACGCTCTCACAGGCGTCTTGGACTGGCTCAAAAACTAATGGATCAAGCCAGCAGAGCCATGATTGAGAACTTCAATGCCAAATATGTCTCCCTCCATGTCAGGAAGAG TAACCGGGCCGCTCTTCACTTGTACTCAAACACACTTAAGTTTCA GATTAGTGAAGTAGAGCCCAAATATTATGCTGATGGAGAAGATGCTTATGCCATGAAGAGGAATCTCACACAGATGGCAGATGAG TTGCAGAAACCAGGTGTTCGTCTGTGGGGCTCAGAGGCTCCGGCATCTCAGGACACATCTGTGACTGGCCTGGTGGAGAAGCTGACGGTGCAGGATGGAGAGAAGGAGGGAGATGGAGACAGCGGAGGAGAGAGTAAAGAAATGAGTGAGGTCAGCGAGGCCACGGAGAGCACAGACGTCAAAGACTCCTCGTCAGACTCTTAA
- the g6pd gene encoding glucose-6-phosphate 1-dehydrogenase isoform X2, protein MGSRASADKMSTLPLSRSEVFGQLRKELHDDVEFHQSDVHIFIIMGASGDLAKKKIYPTLWWLFRDGLLPEQTYFVGFARSDLTVDAIRTACMPYMKVVDSEAERLAAFFSRNSYISGKYVDESSFTNLNTHLLSLPGGAGANRLFYLALPPSVYHDVTKNIRHQCMSTKGWNRIIVEKPFGRDLQSSEELSSHLSSLFTEEQIYRIDHYLGKEMVQNLMVLRFGNRIFGPIWNRDSVACVVLTFKEPFGTQGRGGYFDDFGIIRDVMQNHLLQMLSLIAMEKPASTSSDDVRDEKVKVLKCIEPLTLSDVVLGQYVGDPDGEGEAKLGYLDDPTVPKGSTQATFATAVLYVKNERWDGVPFILRCGKALNERKAEVRLQFTDVPGDIFDSQCRRNELVVRVQPNEAIYAKMMSKKPGVYFSPEETELDLTYHSRYRDVKLPDAYERLILDVFCGSQMHFVRSDELREAWRIFTPLLHQIETEKTPPIKYKYGSRGPAEADELVQKVGFRYEGTYRWVNPHKL, encoded by the exons ACAAGATGAGCACCCTTCCTCTCTCACGCTCGGAGGTGTTTGGGCAACTGAGGAAAGAACTACATGATGATGTGGAATTTCACCAGTCCGATGTACATATCTTCATCATCATGGGTGCTTCG GGAGATCTTGCCAAAAAGAAAATCTACCCAACTTTGTG GTGGTTGTTCAGAGACGGTCTTCTCCCTGAACAGACATATTTTGTGGGATTTGCTCGTTCTGATCTGACCGTAGATGCCATACGCACGGCCTGCATGCCCTACATGAAG GTGGTAGACTCTGAAGCAGAGCGCCTCGCTGCGTTCTTCAGTCGAAACTCTTATATCAGCGGGAAGTACGTGGATGAATCCTCTTTCACTAACCTGAACACTCACCTGCTGTCACTGCCTGGAGGAGCTGGGGCCAACCGCCTCTTCTACCTGGCCCTGCCGCCCAGCGTTTACCACGATGTCACCAAGAACATCAGACATCAATGCATGAGCACCAA AGGCTGGAACAGGATCATCGTGGAGAAACCTTTTGGCCGTGACCTGCAGAGCTCAGAGGAGTTATCCAGTcatctctcttctctcttcaCTGAGGAACAGATTTACCGGATAGACCATTACCTAGGCAAAGAGATGGTCCAGAACCTCATGGTCCTCAG GTTTGGAAACCGGATATTTGGACCCATCTGGAACCGAGACAGTGTGGCATGTGTGGTTCTGACCTTCAAAGAGCCATTTGGTACCCAGGGCCGGGGAGGATATTTTGACGATTTTGGTATCATTCG TGATGTGATGCAGAACCACCTGCTGCAGATGCTCTCTCTGATTGCCATGGAGAAGCCCGCATCCACCAGCTCTGATGATGTTAGAGATGAGAAG GTAAAGGTGCTGAAGTGCATTGAACCTCTCACTCTCTCAGATGTGGTCTTGGGTCAGTATGTGGGAGATCCAGATGGAGAAGGAGAGGCTAAATTGGGTTATCTAGATGACCCAACTGTCCCTAAAGGCTCCACTCAGGCTACATTTGCCACAGCAGTGCTTTATGTAAAGAATGAACGCTGGGATG gcgTTCCCTTCATCCTCAGGTGTGGAAAGGCTCTGAATGAGAGGAAGGCGGAGGTGAGGCTGCAGTTCACTGATGTTCCTGGAGACATCTTTGACTCTCAGTGCAGGCGGAACGAGTTGGTGGTCCGCGTGCAGCCCAACGAGGCCATCTACGCCAAAATGATGAGCAAGAAACCTGGAGTCTATTTCAGCCCTGAGGAGACAGAGCTGGATCTGACCTACCACAGCAGATACAGG GATGTTAAGCTGCCTGATGCTTATGAACGTTTGATTTTGGATGTCTTTTGTGGCAGTCAGATGCATTTTGTACGCAG tgaTGAGCTGAGGGAAGCCTGGAGAATCTTCACTCCTCTTCTTCATCAGATAGAGACAGAGAAGACACCACCCATCAAATACAAATACGGGAG ccGAGGTCCTGCAGAGGCTGATGAGCTGGTGCAGAAGGTGGGCTTCCGCTACGAGGGGACATACAGATGGGTGAACCCACACAAACTGTGA
- the lmod3 gene encoding leiomodin-3 isoform X1 encodes MSEHTDQDSCTEEIDEDEILAGLSAEELKQLQSEMDDIAPDERVPVGMRQRDASHETTVRDCSEPQSEEEIDEDEILAGLSAEELKLLQSEMEEIAPDERVPVGMRQRDQTDKPPTGSFDHRSLVEYLYWEKESNRMLEEERVPTTLLPSQKKTDEELEAKEEDKVEEVEYVYEEIVEEVEGGEGDVVVDEVIEEVIIEVEEEDKASNQPVKTELDATKPIVTSEDGLQLPPEVEDIKVEAKTEQSGLNETESETNEEKLGDSIQSEPAPSSYENWVPEKEERVISKLKIPKLALGGSTFVKKTARPSGNETNLETTLDKIRNNNASVTDVNLNNIENIPKVMLLDYVNALKKNRHVKTFSIANTGADENVAFALANMLRENRSITTLNIESNFITGKGIVAIIRCLQFNETLTELRFHNQRHMLGHHAEMEVSRLLKANNTLLKMGYHFELPGPRMVVTNLLTRNLDRQRQQRMEEQKLQQMKEQRKVMEMYENSLNLPPGMLEMLGGYIPLSLLQGSHDGAEESPEVSPEPSPQPSPPQQLRKSHYLAPQQHPPSSETGNLLKEVHLKKTPKRRDPLLELNQMDERKEGRANVQLRSVPKQRSTAREGPADERANLKDMIKTLKPVPRRRQPPKVELTPRDQLLSEIRQSNVAYLKAVPLPKILESSETSLF; translated from the exons ATGTCCGAGCACACTGATCAGGATTCATGCACAGAGGAGATCGATGAAGATGAGATTCTTGCCGGCCTCTCGGCAGAGGAGCTCAAACAGCTCCAGAGTGAGATGGACGACATTGCTCCTGACGAGAGAGTGCCGGTGGGAATGAGACAGAGAGACGCTTCTCATGAGACGACAGTCCGAG ATTGCAGTGAGCCCCAGTCAGAAGAGGAAATCGATGAGGATGAGATTCTGGCAGGCCTCTCGGCAGAGGAGCTCAAGCTGCTCCAGAGTGAGATGGAAGAGATCGCTCCTGATGAGAGAGTGCCGGTGGGAATGAGGCAGAGAGACCAAACTGACAAACCACCCACTGGATCATTTGATCACAGATCACTGGTGGAATATCTGTACTGGGAGAAAGAGTCCAATCGTATGCTGGAGGAGGAGAGAGTTCCCACAACTCTATTGCCCAGTCAG AAGAAAACTGATGAGGAGCTTGAAGCAAAAGAAGAAGATAAAGTTGAAGAGGTGGAATATGTCTATGAGGAGATCGTTGAGGAGGTTGAGGGAGGAGAGGGAGATGTTGTTGTTGATGAAGTGATTGAAGAAGTGATAATAGAGGTTGAAGAAGAGGACAAAGCAAGCAACCAGCCTGTCAAGACAGAACTTGATGCCACTAAACCCATAGTGACATCAGAAGATGGTTTACAGCTGCCTCCAGAGGTTGAAGATATAAAAGTTGAAGCAAAGACTGAACAATCAGGACTTAATGAGACAGAATCTGAGACGAATGAGGAGAAGTTAGGTGATTCCATCCAGTCTGAACCTGCTCCCTCTTCGTATGAGAACTGGGTTCCTGAGAAAGAGGAAAGGGTCATATCCAAGCTGAAGATCCCAAAACTTGCCCTAGGTGGAAGCACTTTTGTTAAAAAGACTGCAAGACCTTCTGGGAATGAAACAAATTTGGAGACCACTTTGGATAAGATCCGCAACAACAACGCCTCTGTCACGGATGTCAATCTCAACAACATTGAAAACATTCCCAAAGTTATGCTCCTTGATTATGTCAACGCTCTCAAGAAGAACAGACATGTTAAGACCTTTAGCATTGCAAACACCGGCGCAGACGAAAATGTGGCATTCGCTTTAGCTAACATGCTCAGAGAGAACAGAAGCATCACCACACTAAATATCGAATCCAATTTTATCACAGGAAAAGGGATTGTGGCAATAATACGTTGCCTCCAGTTCAATGAGACACTTACTGAGCTCCGCTTCCACAACCAAAGGCACATGCTAGGACACCATGCAGAAATGGAAGTGTCTCGTCTCCTCAAGGCTAACAACACTCTTCTGAAGATGGGCTACCACTTTGAACTCCCTGGGCCTCGGATGGTGGTCACCAATCTCCTCACCAGGAACTTGGATCGTCAGCGACAGCAGAGAATGGAGGAGCAGAAGCTCCAGCAGATGAAAGAGCAGAGGAAGGTCATGGAGATGTATGAGAACTCTCTGAACTTGCCCCCTGGCATGTTGGAAATGCTAGGAGGCTACATACCGTTGTCCCTACTGCAGGGTTCTCATGATGGGGCTGAGGAAAGTCCTGAAGTTTCTCCTGAACCTTCACCACAACCAAGTCCTCCTCAGCAGCTCCGCAAGAGTCATTATCTTGCCCCACAACAACATCCTCCTAGTTCAGAGACAGGAAACCTCTTAAAGGAAGTACATCTGAAAAAGACTCCAAAACGAAGGGATCCACTTCTGGAACTGAACCAAATGGATGAGAGGAAAGAGGGAAGAGCTAATGTTCAGCTGAGAAGTGTTCCTAAACAAAGAAGCACAGCAAGGGAAGGACCTGCAGATGAGAGAGCCAACCTGAAAGATATGATAAAGACTCTAAAGCCGGTTCCTCGAAGGCGACAGCCACCTAAAGTGGAGCTAACACCTCGGGATCAGTTGCTGAGCGAGATTCGACAGAGCAATGTGGCCTATCTCAAAGCA GTACCTCTTCCAAAAATCCTGGAGTCAAGCGAAACCAGTCTCTTCTGA